In a genomic window of Mycolicibacillus parakoreensis:
- the ribD gene encoding bifunctional diaminohydroxyphosphoribosylaminopyrimidine deaminase/5-amino-6-(5-phosphoribosylamino)uracil reductase RibD → MSESLSLEAAMGLAIEQADAVKGATYPNPPCGAVILDAAGRVAGVGATEPVGGAHAEVRALRRAGELAAGGTAVVTLEPCNHHGRTPPCVDALLAARVARVVYAVRDPNPVAAGGADRLAAAGVSVHAGVGADAVAAGPLREWLHKQRTGVPHVTWKYATSIDGRSAAADGSSQWITSEAARADLHVRRAAAEAIVVGTGTVFVDDPSLTARRPDGSLADRQPLRVVVGHREVSADARVLNDDSRTMTIRTHDPAEVLQALADRTDVMLEGGPTLAGAFLRAGLINRILAYVAPIVLGGPITAVDDVGVPSITRALRWEYDATHRIGPDLLVSLVPRESR, encoded by the coding sequence ATGAGCGAGAGCCTGTCCCTCGAGGCGGCGATGGGCCTGGCGATCGAGCAGGCCGACGCGGTCAAGGGCGCCACCTACCCCAATCCGCCGTGCGGGGCGGTCATCCTCGATGCGGCCGGCCGTGTCGCCGGGGTGGGCGCGACCGAGCCGGTCGGCGGGGCACACGCCGAGGTGCGCGCGCTGCGCCGCGCCGGGGAGCTGGCCGCCGGCGGCACCGCGGTGGTCACCTTGGAGCCGTGCAACCACCACGGCCGCACCCCGCCGTGTGTGGACGCGCTGCTGGCCGCCCGCGTGGCGCGTGTGGTCTACGCGGTGCGCGACCCCAACCCGGTCGCCGCCGGCGGCGCGGACCGGCTGGCCGCGGCCGGGGTGAGTGTGCACGCCGGGGTGGGCGCCGACGCGGTCGCGGCCGGACCGCTGCGGGAGTGGCTGCACAAGCAACGCACCGGGGTGCCGCACGTCACCTGGAAGTACGCCACCAGCATCGACGGGCGCAGCGCCGCCGCCGACGGCTCCAGCCAGTGGATCACCAGCGAGGCCGCGCGCGCCGATCTGCACGTGCGCCGGGCCGCCGCCGAGGCGATCGTGGTGGGCACCGGCACCGTCTTCGTCGATGACCCGAGCCTGACCGCGCGGCGCCCCGACGGCAGCCTCGCCGACCGCCAGCCGCTGCGGGTGGTGGTCGGCCACCGCGAGGTGTCCGCCGATGCCCGCGTGCTCAACGACGATTCACGCACGATGACGATCCGCACCCACGACCCGGCCGAGGTGCTGCAGGCCCTCGCCGACCGCACCGACGTGATGCTCGAGGGCGGCCCCACCCTGGCCGGGGCGTTTCTGCGGGCCGGGCTGATCAACCGGATCCTGGCCTATGTGGCGCCGATCGTGCTGGGCGGGCCGATCACCGCCGTCGACGACGTCGGGGTGCCCAGCATCACCCGGGCGCTGCGCTGGGAGTACGACGCGACCCACCGGATCGGCCCGGACCTGCTGGTCAGCCTGGTGCCCCGGGAGAGTCGCTGA
- the fmt gene encoding methionyl-tRNA formyltransferase, translating to MRLVFAGTPDPALPALQRLIDSPDHEVVAVLTRPDAAAGRRGRTRPSPVAQRALDHAIPVLRPASPNTAEFAAELAELAPDCCPVVAYGALLGQRLLEIPAHGWINLHFSLLPAWRGAAPVQAALAAGDEITGASTFRIEAALDAGPVYGVVTESIRSTDTAGALLARLADSGAALLAATLDGVAAGTLQAVPQPADGVSYAPKITVAGARVRWEQPAAAVDRQIRALTPQPGAWTLLGELRLKVAPVGVDPDAPVALAPGQLHVGREAVWIGTGSDPVRLSQIQPPGKKFMPAADWARGAHLDPAVRAS from the coding sequence GTGCGTCTCGTCTTCGCCGGCACCCCCGACCCCGCGCTGCCCGCCCTGCAGCGGCTCATCGACAGCCCCGACCACGAGGTGGTCGCGGTGCTGACCCGCCCGGACGCCGCGGCCGGGCGTCGCGGGCGCACACGGCCGTCCCCGGTGGCCCAGCGCGCCCTCGACCACGCGATCCCGGTGCTGCGCCCGGCCAGCCCCAACACCGCCGAGTTCGCCGCCGAACTCGCCGAGCTGGCCCCGGACTGCTGCCCGGTGGTCGCCTACGGCGCGCTGCTGGGGCAGCGGCTGCTGGAGATCCCCGCCCACGGCTGGATCAACCTGCACTTCTCGCTGCTGCCCGCCTGGCGCGGTGCGGCCCCGGTGCAGGCGGCGTTGGCCGCCGGCGACGAGATCACCGGGGCCAGCACGTTCCGCATCGAGGCGGCCCTGGACGCCGGGCCGGTCTACGGGGTGGTCACCGAGAGCATCCGGTCCACCGACACCGCCGGGGCGCTGCTGGCCCGGCTGGCCGACTCCGGTGCCGCGCTGCTGGCCGCCACCCTCGACGGGGTGGCGGCCGGGACCCTGCAGGCGGTGCCGCAACCGGCCGACGGCGTCAGCTACGCGCCGAAGATCACCGTCGCCGGGGCCCGGGTGCGCTGGGAGCAGCCCGCCGCGGCGGTCGACCGCCAGATCCGGGCGCTCACCCCGCAGCCGGGGGCCTGGACGCTGCTGGGGGAGCTGCGGCTCAAGGTCGCACCGGTGGGCGTGGACCCCGACGCGCCGGTGGCGTTGGCGCCCGGGCAGCTGCACGTCGGGCGTGAGGCGGTCTGGATCGGTACCGGCTCCGACCCGGTGCGGTTGAGCCAGATCCAGCCGCCCGGCAAGAAGTTCATGCCCGCCGCGGACTGGGCGCGCGGCGCCCACCTGGACCCGGCGGTGCGCGCCTCATGA
- a CDS encoding MFS transporter, which yields MRANRAVTIGAGSLAVLLGALDTYVVVTIMRDIMAPPPAGVGIPINKIQQVTPIITGYLLGYVAAMPLLGRASDRFGRKLLLQAALAAFAIGSVITALSTDLATLVAGRTLQGVASGALLPVTLALGADLWAERNRAGVLGIISAGQELGSVLGPLYGIFIVWLLRDWRDVFWINLPLTAIAMVLIHFSLPSKDRRAGPPERVDVTGGLLLAVTLGLAVVGLYNPDPSADRALPDWGPPVLVAAVLTGLAFFVWEYFARTRLIDPAGVRFGPFLAALGASLCAGAALMVTLVNVELFGQGVLSMSQNEAAGLLLRFLIALPIGAVAGGFIATRVGDPAVTFVGLLIAAGGYRLISQWPVDLLSHRHDLGFVTLPALDTDLALAGLGLGLVIGPLTSATLRVVPSAQHGIASAAVVVARMTGMLVGMAALSAWGMHRFNQILAGLPARGGDTLAEKLAAEAANYRLAFALQYGEMFGITAIVCVVGAVLGLVIGGRSRAAATPDPAPGSAATEPAFSDSPGAPG from the coding sequence ATGCGGGCGAACCGTGCGGTAACGATCGGCGCCGGCAGCCTCGCGGTCCTGCTCGGCGCCCTCGACACCTATGTCGTGGTCACCATCATGCGCGACATCATGGCCCCGCCGCCGGCCGGTGTCGGCATCCCGATCAACAAGATCCAGCAGGTCACGCCGATCATCACCGGCTATCTGCTCGGCTATGTCGCGGCGATGCCGCTGCTGGGACGCGCCTCCGACCGGTTCGGACGCAAACTGCTGCTGCAGGCGGCGTTGGCGGCGTTCGCGATCGGATCGGTGATCACCGCGCTCTCCACCGACCTGGCCACGCTGGTGGCCGGCCGGACCCTGCAGGGGGTGGCGTCGGGGGCGCTGCTGCCGGTGACGCTGGCGCTGGGGGCCGATCTGTGGGCCGAACGCAACCGGGCCGGGGTGCTGGGCATCATCAGCGCCGGCCAGGAGCTGGGCAGCGTGCTCGGCCCGCTGTACGGGATCTTCATCGTGTGGCTGCTGCGCGACTGGCGCGACGTGTTCTGGATCAACCTGCCGTTGACCGCGATCGCGATGGTGCTGATCCATTTCAGTCTGCCGTCGAAGGACCGGCGGGCCGGCCCGCCGGAACGCGTCGACGTCACCGGTGGGCTGCTGTTGGCGGTGACGCTGGGGTTGGCGGTGGTCGGGCTGTACAACCCCGACCCCAGCGCCGATCGGGCGCTGCCCGACTGGGGCCCGCCGGTGCTGGTCGCCGCGGTGCTCACCGGGCTGGCGTTCTTCGTCTGGGAGTATTTCGCGCGCACTCGGCTGATCGACCCGGCCGGGGTGCGGTTCGGGCCGTTTTTGGCGGCGCTGGGCGCATCGCTGTGCGCCGGCGCGGCGCTGATGGTGACCCTGGTCAACGTGGAGCTGTTCGGCCAGGGCGTGCTGTCGATGAGCCAGAACGAGGCCGCCGGGCTGTTGCTGCGGTTTCTCATCGCGCTGCCGATCGGGGCGGTGGCCGGGGGCTTCATCGCCACCCGCGTCGGCGACCCGGCGGTGACGTTCGTCGGGCTGCTCATCGCCGCCGGCGGCTACCGGCTGATCTCGCAATGGCCGGTCGACCTGCTCTCCCACCGTCATGACCTGGGGTTCGTCACACTGCCGGCGCTCGACACCGACCTGGCGCTGGCCGGGCTGGGCCTCGGTCTGGTGATCGGACCGTTGACCTCGGCGACGCTGCGGGTGGTGCCGTCGGCGCAGCACGGGATCGCCTCCGCGGCGGTGGTGGTGGCCCGGATGACCGGGATGCTGGTCGGGATGGCCGCACTCTCGGCGTGGGGGATGCACCGGTTCAACCAGATCCTGGCGGGGCTGCCGGCGCGCGGCGGGGACACCCTGGCCGAGAAGCTGGCCGCGGAGGCGGCCAACTACCGGCTGGCGTTCGCGCTGCAGTACGGCGAGATGTTCGGCATCACCGCGATCGTCTGCGTGGTCGGCGCGGTGCTGGGATTGGTGATCGGGGGGCGCTCGCGCGCCGCGGCGACCCCCGACCCGGCGCCGGGATCCGCCGCGACCGAGCCGGCGTTCAGCGACTCTCCCGGGGCACCAGGCTGA
- a CDS encoding lysoplasmalogenase, giving the protein MTTPYVPPAARWRARLWGAAVLAGVGYGLVLSVIALRAAAGAELTGRFPAQPAAKAAMAVLLAAAACTHPWVRERRWLVAALGFSAVGDVLLAVPWWPPSFVGGLGAFLLAHLCFLAVLVPLAAPSPARWAGVGVLVLASAGLLVWFWPRLLTDGLAIPVTGYIGVLAAMVAAALLAGLPTVWTALGAVCFTVSDAMIGIDRFVLDSEALAVPIWWCYAAAQLLITAGLFFGRGPSGPAARPTR; this is encoded by the coding sequence ATGACGACACCTTATGTGCCGCCCGCCGCACGGTGGCGGGCGCGGCTGTGGGGAGCGGCGGTGCTCGCCGGCGTCGGCTACGGGCTGGTGCTCAGCGTGATCGCGCTGCGGGCTGCGGCGGGCGCGGAGCTGACCGGTCGCTTCCCCGCCCAACCGGCGGCCAAGGCGGCGATGGCGGTGCTGCTGGCCGCCGCCGCGTGCACCCACCCATGGGTCCGGGAACGACGCTGGCTGGTGGCGGCGCTGGGCTTCTCGGCGGTCGGCGACGTGCTGTTGGCCGTCCCGTGGTGGCCGCCGTCGTTCGTCGGCGGGCTGGGGGCGTTTCTGCTCGCGCACCTGTGTTTCCTGGCGGTGCTGGTGCCGCTGGCCGCGCCGAGCCCGGCCCGCTGGGCCGGGGTGGGGGTGCTCGTGCTCGCCTCGGCGGGGCTGCTGGTGTGGTTCTGGCCACGGCTGCTCACCGACGGGCTGGCGATCCCGGTCACCGGCTACATCGGGGTGCTCGCCGCGATGGTCGCCGCCGCCCTGCTGGCCGGGCTGCCGACGGTGTGGACCGCGCTCGGCGCGGTGTGCTTCACCGTCTCCGACGCGATGATCGGCATCGACCGCTTCGTGCTGGACTCCGAGGCGCTGGCCGTGCCGATCTGGTGGTGCTACGCGGCCGCCCAGCTGTTGATCACCGCGGGGTTGTTCTTCGGGCGGGGCCCGTCGGGGCCGGCTGCTAGACCGACGAGGTGA
- a CDS encoding alpha/beta hydrolase, whose translation MSAATPPIDPILQKVLDAVPFRLTTEGGVEAARQRFRALHRRPVHPQLRTEDRVIAGPAGDLPVRIYRPPNPGPHPVVVFFHGGGFAIGDLDTHDGTAREHAVGADAVVVSVDYRLAPEHPHPAAVEDALAATEWVAAHADELGADPARLAVAGDSAGGTLSAVVSQLARDRGGPSIVFQLLWYPGTTYDTTLPSFIENADAPVMDRAALAAFTRWYAGDDVDPRTPPPTMAPARAASLAGLPPAYIAVAGHDPLRDDGLRYADLLAAAGVAVQTDHAATLVHGYLGYTGVVPAATEATERGLAALRAALHG comes from the coding sequence ATGTCCGCAGCTACACCGCCCATCGACCCCATCTTGCAGAAGGTACTGGATGCGGTGCCCTTCCGGTTGACCACCGAGGGCGGAGTGGAGGCGGCCCGGCAGCGCTTCCGTGCGCTGCACCGCCGCCCGGTGCACCCGCAACTGCGCACCGAGGACCGGGTGATCGCCGGGCCGGCCGGTGACCTGCCCGTGCGGATCTACCGGCCGCCGAACCCCGGGCCGCACCCGGTGGTGGTGTTCTTCCACGGCGGGGGTTTCGCGATCGGCGACCTCGACACCCACGACGGCACCGCCCGCGAACACGCCGTCGGTGCCGACGCGGTGGTGGTGTCGGTGGATTATCGGCTGGCCCCCGAACATCCGCACCCGGCGGCGGTCGAGGATGCCCTGGCCGCCACCGAGTGGGTGGCCGCCCACGCCGACGAGCTCGGCGCTGACCCGGCCCGGCTGGCGGTGGCCGGCGACTCCGCCGGGGGCACGTTGTCGGCGGTGGTCAGCCAGCTGGCGCGCGATCGGGGCGGGCCCTCGATCGTGTTCCAGCTGCTGTGGTACCCGGGTACCACCTACGACACGACGCTGCCGTCGTTCATCGAGAACGCGGACGCCCCGGTGATGGACCGCGCGGCGCTGGCGGCGTTCACCCGCTGGTACGCCGGTGACGACGTCGATCCGCGCACCCCGCCGCCGACCATGGCCCCGGCCCGCGCGGCCTCGCTCGCCGGGCTGCCGCCGGCCTACATCGCGGTGGCCGGCCACGACCCGCTGCGCGACGACGGCCTGCGCTACGCCGACCTGCTCGCGGCGGCCGGGGTGGCGGTGCAGACCGACCACGCTGCCACCCTGGTGCACGGCTACCTCGGCTACACCGGGGTGGTTCCGGCGGCCACCGAGGCCACCGAGCGGGGGCTGGCCGCGCTGCGCGCCGCACTGCACGGCTGA
- the rpe gene encoding ribulose-phosphate 3-epimerase, whose translation MSDTAGRPLIAPSILSADFARLADEVAAVDGADWLHVDVMDNHFVPNLTLGLPVVQSLLGVTDIPMDCHLMIEDPGRWAPPYAEAGAANVTFHAEATDDPIAVARDIHAAGATAGLGIKPGTPLEPYLEILRSFDTLLVMSVEPGFGGQAFIPEVLTKVRAVRRLVDAGELQILIEIDGGVNADTIEAAAEAGVDCFVAGSAVYGTADPAATVAALRERAAAASPHLRLPR comes from the coding sequence ATGTCCGACACCGCGGGCCGACCGCTGATCGCCCCCTCGATCCTCTCCGCCGACTTCGCCCGCCTCGCCGACGAGGTCGCCGCCGTCGACGGGGCCGACTGGCTGCACGTCGACGTGATGGACAACCATTTCGTGCCGAACCTCACCCTGGGGCTGCCGGTGGTGCAGAGCCTGCTCGGCGTCACCGACATCCCGATGGACTGCCATCTGATGATCGAGGACCCCGGCCGGTGGGCCCCGCCGTACGCCGAGGCCGGCGCGGCCAACGTCACCTTCCACGCGGAGGCCACCGACGACCCGATCGCGGTGGCCCGCGACATCCACGCCGCCGGCGCCACGGCGGGCCTGGGGATCAAACCCGGCACGCCGCTGGAGCCCTACCTGGAGATCCTGCGCTCGTTCGACACCCTGCTGGTGATGTCGGTGGAGCCCGGCTTCGGCGGGCAGGCGTTCATCCCGGAGGTGCTCACCAAGGTGCGCGCCGTGCGCCGGCTCGTCGACGCCGGCGAGTTGCAGATCCTCATCGAGATCGACGGCGGCGTCAACGCCGACACCATCGAGGCGGCCGCCGAGGCCGGGGTGGACTGCTTTGTGGCCGGCTCGGCGGTGTACGGCACCGCCGACCCCGCCGCCACCGTCGCCGCCCTGCGTGAGCGCGCCGCCGCCGCCTCGCCGCACCTGCGTCTGCCGCGATGA
- a CDS encoding RsmB/NOP family class I SAM-dependent RNA methyltransferase, with protein MTRPRRRARTPLDPARRAAFDVLRAVTDHDAYANLALPPILRERGIVGRDAAFATELAYGTCRTRGLLDAVIGAAAGREPAAINPVLLDLLRLGTYQLLRTRVEHHAAVSTTVEQAGIEFDSARAGFVNAVLRTISARDEASWVAQLAPDAAADPIGHAAFTHAHPRWIAQAFADALGADAAELPAVLAADDERPQVHLAARPGVLDAADLAAAVGGQPGRYSPYAVYLPAGDPAQLAAVRDGQALVQDEGSQLVARAVVRAELDGPDTGRWLDLCAGPGGKTALLGGLAAGADATVTAVEPSVRRAGLVAENTAGLPVRVHTVDGRDSGLDPGFDRVLVDAPCTGLGALRRRPEARWRRRPADIPALTRLQRELLAAAITLTRPGGVVLYATCSPHLAETTGVVADALRRHRVRALDTTALFGPAGNLGAGPHVQLWPHRHGTDAMFAAALQVV; from the coding sequence ATGACCCGACCGCGGCGGCGGGCCCGCACCCCGCTGGATCCGGCGCGTCGCGCCGCGTTCGATGTGCTGCGCGCGGTGACCGACCACGACGCCTACGCCAACCTGGCGTTGCCGCCGATCCTGCGGGAGCGCGGCATCGTCGGGCGTGACGCGGCGTTCGCCACCGAACTGGCCTACGGCACCTGCCGCACCCGCGGGCTGCTCGATGCGGTGATCGGCGCGGCCGCCGGCCGCGAGCCCGCGGCGATCAACCCGGTGCTGCTGGACCTGCTGCGGCTGGGCACCTATCAGCTGCTGCGCACCAGGGTGGAGCACCACGCCGCGGTCTCCACCACCGTCGAACAGGCCGGGATCGAATTCGATTCGGCCCGTGCCGGTTTCGTCAACGCGGTGCTGCGCACCATCAGCGCCCGCGACGAGGCCTCCTGGGTGGCGCAGTTGGCGCCGGACGCGGCGGCCGACCCGATCGGGCACGCCGCGTTCACCCACGCCCATCCGCGGTGGATCGCCCAGGCCTTCGCCGACGCGCTCGGCGCCGACGCCGCGGAACTGCCCGCGGTGCTCGCTGCCGACGACGAGCGGCCCCAGGTGCACCTGGCGGCGCGCCCCGGGGTGCTCGACGCCGCCGACCTGGCCGCCGCGGTCGGCGGGCAGCCCGGGCGCTACTCGCCCTACGCGGTGTATCTGCCCGCCGGGGATCCCGCGCAGCTGGCCGCGGTGCGCGACGGGCAGGCCCTGGTCCAAGACGAGGGCAGCCAGCTGGTCGCCCGCGCCGTGGTGCGCGCCGAACTCGACGGTCCCGACACCGGGCGCTGGCTGGACCTGTGCGCCGGGCCCGGCGGCAAGACCGCGCTGCTGGGCGGGCTGGCGGCCGGTGCCGACGCCACGGTCACCGCGGTGGAGCCGTCGGTGCGCCGCGCCGGGCTGGTCGCCGAGAACACCGCCGGGCTGCCGGTGCGGGTGCACACCGTCGACGGTCGCGACAGCGGGCTGGACCCCGGCTTCGACCGAGTGCTCGTCGATGCGCCGTGCACCGGGCTGGGGGCGCTGCGACGGCGCCCCGAGGCCCGCTGGCGGCGTCGCCCGGCCGACATCCCGGCGCTGACCCGTCTGCAGCGCGAGCTGCTGGCCGCCGCGATCACGCTGACCCGCCCCGGCGGGGTGGTGCTCTACGCCACCTGTTCGCCGCACCTGGCCGAGACGACCGGGGTGGTCGCCGATGCGCTGCGCCGCCACCGGGTTCGGGCGTTGGACACCACCGCGCTGTTCGGCCCGGCCGGGAACCTCGGCGCCGGCCCGCACGTGCAGCTGTGGCCGCACCGGCACGGCACCGACGCCATGTTCGCCGCCGCGCTGCAAGTAGTCTGA
- a CDS encoding riboflavin synthase — protein MFTGIIEELGEVLAREDRADSARLVIAGPRVSGDAGDGDSIAVNGVCLTVVEVGDGRFSADVMAETLRRSGLGALQVGSRVNLERAVAVGARLGGHIVQGHVDGTGRIVARTPAEHWEVVRVAVPGALARYVVEKGSITVDGISLTVSALGADPAGSWFEVSLIPTTRERTTLGTSAVGAPVNLEVDVLAKYVERLLTARASTPNPPAQ, from the coding sequence ATGTTCACCGGAATCATCGAGGAACTCGGCGAGGTCCTCGCCCGCGAGGACCGGGCCGACTCCGCCCGGTTGGTCATCGCCGGACCGCGGGTGAGCGGCGACGCCGGCGACGGTGACTCGATCGCGGTCAACGGGGTCTGCCTGACCGTGGTCGAGGTCGGTGACGGCCGGTTCAGCGCCGACGTGATGGCCGAGACCCTGCGGCGCTCCGGGCTGGGCGCCCTGCAGGTGGGCAGCCGGGTCAACCTGGAGCGCGCGGTGGCCGTCGGGGCGCGCCTGGGCGGGCACATCGTGCAGGGCCACGTCGACGGTACCGGGCGGATCGTGGCGCGCACCCCCGCCGAACACTGGGAGGTGGTCCGGGTGGCGGTGCCCGGTGCGCTGGCGCGCTATGTGGTGGAGAAGGGCTCGATCACCGTCGACGGGATCTCGCTGACGGTCTCCGCCCTGGGCGCGGACCCGGCCGGGTCCTGGTTCGAGGTCTCGCTGATCCCGACCACCCGGGAGCGCACCACGCTGGGGACCAGCGCGGTCGGCGCACCGGTCAACCTGGAGGTCGACGTGCTCGCCAAGTATGTGGAGCGGTTGCTCACCGCGCGCGCATCGACGCCGAACCCGCCCGCGCAGTAG
- a CDS encoding LppX_LprAFG lipoprotein, producing MLTRRRVPAVLLATVALGAGLVAGCSSKTESSSADLPDAATLLQESSSTTAGLHSAHLELSVTGEIEALPIKTLSGDLTVEPQTAAKGNAQIVALGQEVDADFVVVDGVLYASMSDQRWSDWGPAADIYDPSAILNPDTGLANVLANFTDAQAEQHETIDGVDTVRISGEVSPDAVNKLAPQLEASAPLPAVAWIQADDPHQLVQAQLEQSDDNAVQMTLSNWDAPVTVDKPAV from the coding sequence ATGTTGACGCGTCGCAGAGTTCCTGCTGTTCTTTTGGCCACCGTCGCCCTCGGCGCCGGGCTGGTTGCCGGATGTTCGTCGAAGACGGAGTCGAGTTCGGCGGACCTGCCCGACGCGGCGACCCTGCTCCAGGAATCGAGCAGCACCACCGCGGGTCTGCACAGCGCGCACCTGGAGCTGTCGGTGACCGGCGAGATCGAGGCCCTGCCGATCAAAACCCTCAGCGGCGACCTGACCGTCGAGCCGCAGACCGCCGCCAAGGGCAACGCCCAGATCGTCGCCCTCGGCCAGGAGGTCGACGCCGACTTCGTCGTCGTCGACGGGGTGCTCTACGCCTCGATGTCCGACCAGCGCTGGTCGGACTGGGGTCCGGCCGCCGACATCTACGACCCGTCGGCGATCTTGAACCCCGACACCGGGCTGGCCAACGTGCTGGCCAACTTCACCGACGCGCAAGCCGAGCAGCACGAGACGATCGACGGTGTCGACACCGTGCGGATCTCCGGTGAGGTCAGCCCCGACGCGGTGAACAAACTGGCCCCGCAGCTGGAGGCCAGCGCCCCGCTGCCGGCGGTCGCCTGGATCCAGGCCGACGACCCGCACCAGCTGGTGCAGGCGCAACTGGAGCAGAGCGACGACAACGCGGTGCAGATGACGCTGTCGAACTGGGACGCGCCGGTCACCGTGGACAAGCCGGCGGTGTGA
- a CDS encoding primosomal protein N', translated as MLSVPHLDREFDYLVTAEQSDDAQPGVRVRVRFHGRLVDAFVLERRSDTDHVGRLARLERVVSPEVVLTPQIRRLVDAVAARYAGTRADVLRLAVPPRHARAERDAAAPPELPVVVAPQPDGWAPYSRGGQFLAALAESRAARAVWQALPGECWTHRFAEAAAQTVRAGRSVLAVVPDQGDVDALAHAAARHFADGTVVTLSAGLGPAARYRRWLTVLRGGARLVIGTRSAVFAPVRDLGLVMIWDDGDDTLAEPRAPYPHAREVAMLRAHQLRCAALIGGYARTAEAQALVESGWAHDLVAPRPTVRARAPRVAASDDGGAGGYNDAADPAARTARLPLVALRAARRALAAGTSVLVQVPRRGYLPALACARCRSVVRCRHCTGPLALPGRAAHPVCRWCGRTDVALRCGHCGSDAVRAVVIGARRTAEELGRAFPGTTVVTSAGETVVADLAEHGRGGAAVLAIATPGAEPRAPGGYGAALLLDSWALLGRQDLRAAEDTLRRWLGAATLVRPHRDGGTVVVVAESSIPTVQALIRWDPVGHAAAELAARTEVGLPPAVHLAAVDGAPEAVAAVVAEAALPAGAELLGPVELPVGVRRPAGTDGPVERMLVRVDRSDGPALAAALRRAVGVLSARRGGAPTRVQIDPLHVG; from the coding sequence ATGCTCTCGGTGCCGCACCTGGACCGCGAGTTCGACTACCTGGTCACCGCCGAGCAGTCCGACGACGCCCAGCCGGGGGTGCGGGTGCGGGTGCGGTTCCACGGGCGCCTGGTCGACGCGTTCGTCCTGGAGCGACGCAGCGACACCGACCACGTCGGCCGGCTGGCCCGGCTGGAACGGGTCGTCTCCCCGGAGGTGGTGCTGACCCCGCAGATCCGCCGGCTGGTCGACGCGGTCGCCGCCCGCTACGCCGGCACCCGGGCCGACGTGCTGCGCCTGGCGGTGCCGCCGCGACACGCCCGGGCCGAACGCGACGCCGCCGCGCCGCCGGAGCTGCCGGTCGTCGTCGCCCCGCAGCCGGACGGCTGGGCGCCCTACAGCCGCGGCGGGCAGTTCCTCGCCGCGCTCGCCGAGTCGCGGGCCGCCCGCGCGGTGTGGCAGGCGCTGCCCGGGGAGTGCTGGACGCACCGGTTCGCCGAGGCCGCGGCGCAGACGGTGCGCGCCGGGCGCTCGGTGCTCGCGGTGGTGCCCGACCAGGGCGACGTCGACGCCCTGGCGCACGCGGCCGCCCGCCACTTCGCCGACGGCACGGTGGTCACGCTGTCGGCGGGCCTGGGCCCGGCGGCCCGCTACCGGCGCTGGCTGACGGTGCTGCGCGGTGGGGCGCGGCTGGTCATCGGCACCCGCAGCGCGGTCTTCGCCCCGGTGCGCGACCTGGGACTGGTGATGATCTGGGACGACGGCGACGACACCCTGGCCGAGCCCCGCGCCCCCTACCCGCACGCCCGCGAGGTCGCCATGCTGCGCGCCCATCAGCTGCGCTGCGCGGCGCTGATCGGCGGGTATGCGCGCACCGCCGAGGCGCAGGCGCTGGTCGAGTCCGGCTGGGCCCACGACCTGGTCGCGCCCCGCCCGACGGTGCGTGCGCGCGCGCCCCGGGTGGCGGCCTCCGACGACGGCGGGGCCGGCGGATACAACGACGCCGCCGACCCGGCGGCGCGCACCGCCCGGCTTCCGCTGGTGGCGCTGCGGGCCGCGCGCCGCGCGCTGGCGGCCGGCACCTCGGTGCTGGTGCAGGTGCCGCGGCGCGGCTACCTGCCGGCGCTGGCCTGCGCGCGCTGCCGCAGCGTGGTGCGCTGCCGGCACTGCACCGGGCCGCTGGCGCTGCCCGGCCGCGCCGCGCACCCCGTGTGCCGCTGGTGCGGGCGCACCGACGTCGCGCTGCGCTGCGGGCACTGCGGCTCCGATGCGGTGCGCGCGGTGGTGATCGGGGCGCGGCGCACCGCCGAGGAGCTGGGTCGGGCGTTTCCGGGCACCACCGTGGTCACCTCCGCGGGCGAGACCGTGGTCGCCGACCTCGCCGAGCACGGCCGCGGCGGCGCCGCGGTGCTGGCGATCGCCACCCCCGGCGCCGAACCGCGGGCGCCGGGCGGCTACGGCGCGGCGCTGCTGCTCGACAGCTGGGCGCTGCTGGGCCGCCAGGATCTGCGTGCCGCCGAGGACACCCTGCGCCGCTGGCTGGGCGCGGCGACGCTGGTGCGCCCGCACCGCGACGGCGGGACGGTGGTGGTGGTCGCCGAATCCTCCATCCCCACCGTGCAGGCGCTGATCCGCTGGGACCCGGTCGGTCACGCCGCCGCCGAACTGGCGGCGCGCACCGAGGTCGGCCTGCCCCCGGCGGTGCATCTGGCCGCCGTCGACGGCGCCCCCGAGGCGGTGGCCGCGGTGGTGGCCGAGGCGGCGCTGCCGGCCGGCGCCGAGCTTCTCGGGCCGGTGGAGCTGCCGGTGGGGGTGCGTCGACCCGCCGGCACCGACGGCCCGGTCGAACGGATGCTGGTGCGGGTGGACCGCAGCGACGGGCCGGCGCTGGCCGCGGCGTTGCGCCGTGCGGTCGGGGTGCTCTCGGCGCGCCGCGGCGGCGCGCCCACCCGGGTGCAGATCGATCCGCTGCACGTCGGCTGA